Proteins from a genomic interval of uncultured Desulfuromusa sp.:
- the pilQ gene encoding type IV pilus secretin PilQ yields MRRSVVLLSMLLMFLSVALVSPLCAADSLSVVSVGEKMVQLRATAGIEQIRYFTLDSPKRLVVDLYGVLPGEHNENFELSNGFEQLRVGPLENKTRFVFDVAGSVFPTYKVNTRNDGVVVTWENSQEAVADALAEPATEGSAKITAIDFASEGGQSKVYITLSGNSEVAGPSRDENKIQFALKNTTLPRSLRRVFDTLAFPSAIHSVTPYLVDETGRAETRFVVFLKGDVPYSLERSASGYTFTVNDQRYSQTAPVVTGTMPVSAQGGYETQSQSLSTFPPVVPTSTNAQMPVPVAGQVGLQEKKFTGEKTSLVFDNADVRDILRLIAEISDLNIIASDDVKGDITLRLIDVPWDQALELVLDVTGLGMLQEGNVVRVLPKDKIRTMKEAELTSMRTQEKLESLITEVVPVSYADLSVVSNPAKKLLSDRGNITEDARNKLLIITDIKQRIEQVRDLISILDTPEQQVMIEARIVEVNSDYSRQLGINWGLSSSFNDSNLDSMALSAGGDFIVGTSLAPVGGVGAGFKFGDIGLDNTILDLRLSALEGASKAKVISTPRVTTLNGEEATISQGTEIPYQTVEDGEVKIEFKEVVLELVVTPVINPDGSVILTIDAKNDSLVPGGEGALYKKTANTKVLVQDGETTVLGGIFIESTGDSDSGVPFLKGLPGVGHLFKSTTKTSSKNELLIFVTPRILR; encoded by the coding sequence ATGAGAAGAAGCGTTGTGCTCCTCAGTATGTTGTTGATGTTTTTATCTGTTGCTTTGGTGTCGCCACTTTGTGCTGCCGATTCATTGTCTGTGGTTTCGGTTGGAGAAAAAATGGTGCAGCTAAGAGCAACGGCAGGAATCGAACAGATTCGGTATTTTACACTGGATTCTCCCAAAAGGCTTGTTGTTGATTTGTATGGTGTTTTACCTGGCGAACACAATGAGAATTTCGAGCTAAGTAATGGGTTTGAACAGCTCCGTGTAGGACCACTGGAGAATAAAACCCGCTTTGTATTTGATGTCGCTGGGTCAGTTTTTCCAACCTATAAAGTTAATACCAGAAATGATGGAGTTGTCGTTACTTGGGAAAATTCCCAAGAAGCAGTGGCAGATGCACTAGCGGAACCCGCAACAGAAGGCAGCGCAAAAATTACGGCAATCGACTTTGCTTCTGAGGGGGGGCAGTCTAAGGTCTACATTACCCTCAGTGGTAACTCAGAAGTTGCCGGCCCGTCGCGTGATGAAAATAAAATACAATTTGCATTAAAAAATACAACCTTACCCCGTTCATTACGGCGTGTTTTTGATACATTGGCCTTTCCAAGCGCAATTCACTCTGTAACCCCGTATTTAGTTGATGAAACCGGGAGAGCGGAGACTCGCTTTGTCGTTTTCTTGAAGGGAGATGTCCCTTATAGCCTCGAAAGAAGTGCTTCCGGATACACATTTACAGTTAATGATCAAAGATACTCACAAACAGCACCTGTTGTGACTGGTACTATGCCGGTTTCAGCACAGGGAGGTTATGAGACACAATCGCAATCATTATCCACATTTCCCCCAGTCGTACCGACTTCAACGAATGCTCAAATGCCGGTACCAGTAGCTGGGCAAGTTGGGCTTCAAGAAAAAAAGTTTACCGGTGAAAAAACATCCTTGGTTTTTGATAATGCTGATGTGCGAGATATCTTGAGATTGATTGCTGAAATCAGTGATCTTAACATTATTGCTTCAGATGATGTTAAGGGAGATATTACGCTACGGTTGATTGATGTTCCCTGGGATCAGGCTCTGGAGTTGGTTCTGGATGTGACGGGATTAGGAATGCTTCAGGAAGGAAATGTTGTCAGGGTTTTACCTAAAGATAAAATCCGGACCATGAAAGAAGCAGAATTAACTTCGATGCGCACTCAAGAGAAGCTTGAGTCGTTGATTACTGAAGTTGTTCCCGTAAGTTATGCTGACCTTTCAGTCGTTTCCAATCCGGCAAAAAAACTGTTGAGTGATCGGGGGAATATTACTGAAGATGCTCGCAACAAGTTGCTGATCATAACAGATATTAAACAGCGTATTGAACAAGTCCGGGACTTAATTTCCATTTTGGATACTCCAGAACAGCAAGTCATGATTGAGGCCCGCATTGTAGAGGTAAATTCAGATTATTCCAGGCAATTAGGAATCAATTGGGGGCTTTCTTCGAGTTTTAACGATTCTAATCTTGATAGTATGGCGTTGTCAGCTGGAGGAGATTTCATTGTTGGAACGTCTTTAGCCCCAGTGGGTGGTGTTGGTGCAGGTTTTAAGTTTGGTGATATTGGTCTGGATAATACGATTTTGGATCTCAGGCTTTCGGCTTTGGAAGGAGCAAGTAAAGCAAAGGTTATCTCGACCCCTCGGGTTACGACCCTCAATGGTGAGGAGGCAACCATAAGTCAGGGGACAGAAATTCCATACCAGACAGTTGAAGATGGTGAAGTTAAAATAGAGTTTAAGGAAGTGGTGCTGGAGCTTGTCGTTACTCCTGTGATTAATCCTGATGGCAGCGTTATCTTAACAATTGATGCAAAAAATGATTCGCTGGTCCCGGGTGGTGAAGGTGCGCTGTATAAGAAAACAGCAAACACAAAGGTCCTTGTTCAGGACGGAGAAACAACGGTATTGGGGGGGATTTTTATCGAGAGCACAGGGGATTCTGATTCCGGTGTGCCTTTTTTAAAGGGTCTTCCCGGTGTCGGCCATCTGTTTAAGAGTACGACAAAAACTTCTTCTAAAAACGAGTTGCTTATTTTTGTGACTCCTAGAATTTTACGCTAA
- the aroB gene encoding 3-dehydroquinate synthase: MLENINVLLADRSYCISVGSDIINNLGKQLIQNDFPQRIAIISNPSVDNFYGKAVYDSLISSGFNPLKFNVPDGEEYKSLITLESIYDFLIENQFDRGCGLIALGGGVIGDMAGFAAATFLRGIPYVQIPTTLLSQVDSSVGGKTAVNHSLGKNLIGAFYQPELVLIDIEVLKTLDPREVSAGLAEVVKYGIIHDADFFGWLEDNVRKLRGRDPETLIHAIKRSCQIKADIVAVDEKEGSIRAFLNFGHTFGHAIENLSGYGQWKHGEAVSVGMVVAAKISAQLGLCSQEDVDRITSILKALGLPTEPPDFALDEYIVSMQRDKKVKQGHLTLVLNRGIGKVILHKVTDISSVFSSIL, translated from the coding sequence ATGCTAGAAAATATAAACGTTCTTCTTGCCGATAGAAGTTATTGTATATCGGTTGGTTCTGATATCATTAACAATCTTGGTAAACAACTTATTCAGAACGATTTTCCGCAACGCATAGCTATTATTTCTAACCCATCTGTGGATAATTTTTACGGTAAAGCTGTATATGATTCATTGATTTCTTCTGGTTTTAATCCGCTTAAGTTTAATGTGCCTGACGGTGAAGAATACAAATCACTTATAACCTTGGAATCGATCTATGATTTTCTGATAGAAAATCAATTTGACCGGGGGTGTGGTCTCATTGCGCTTGGCGGCGGAGTCATCGGTGACATGGCAGGTTTTGCTGCGGCAACTTTCTTGCGTGGAATCCCCTATGTACAAATACCGACCACTTTGTTATCGCAAGTTGACAGTTCAGTTGGAGGCAAGACCGCTGTTAATCATTCTTTAGGCAAAAATCTGATCGGAGCTTTTTATCAACCTGAGTTGGTTCTGATAGATATTGAAGTTTTAAAGACATTAGACCCCAGAGAAGTCTCTGCTGGTCTTGCTGAGGTTGTCAAGTACGGAATCATTCATGACGCTGATTTCTTCGGTTGGCTTGAGGATAACGTTCGGAAGTTGCGAGGTCGTGATCCTGAAACTCTTATCCATGCAATTAAGAGATCTTGTCAAATTAAAGCTGATATTGTTGCTGTAGATGAAAAAGAAGGTTCAATCAGGGCTTTTTTAAATTTTGGACATACTTTTGGTCATGCTATTGAAAATTTATCCGGCTATGGACAGTGGAAACACGGTGAAGCTGTTTCCGTAGGAATGGTTGTTGCTGCGAAAATTTCAGCTCAGCTGGGACTATGTTCTCAGGAGGATGTTGATCGAATTACCTCTATCCTAAAAGCTCTGGGGCTTCCAACTGAACCTCCTGATTTTGCCTTGGATGAATACATTGTGTCGATGCAGAGAGATAAGAAGGTCAAGCAAGGGCATCTGACTCTGGTTCTGAATCGTGGCATAGGTAAAGTTATTTTGCATAAGGTTACAGATATCTCATCGGTTTTTTCGTCTATCCTTTAA